A single region of the Nocardioides aquaticus genome encodes:
- a CDS encoding OsmC family protein, protein MPTRTARTAWNGGLEDGSGQVELSSSKVGTYDVSFPKRAADEAGGTTSPEELIAAAHSACYAMQLSAFIAQAGGTPQSLDVKADVSLGPDQGDGGFRLTGITLTVRGEVEGLDEAGFTKAAEDAKAGCPVSKALTGVDITLDASLEG, encoded by the coding sequence ATGCCCACACGCACCGCACGCACCGCATGGAACGGCGGGCTCGAGGACGGGTCCGGCCAGGTCGAGCTCTCCAGCTCCAAGGTCGGCACCTACGACGTGTCCTTCCCCAAGCGCGCGGCCGACGAGGCCGGCGGCACCACCAGCCCCGAGGAGCTCATCGCGGCGGCGCACTCCGCCTGCTACGCGATGCAGCTCTCCGCGTTCATCGCCCAGGCCGGCGGCACGCCGCAGTCGCTGGACGTCAAGGCCGACGTCTCGCTCGGCCCGGACCAGGGTGACGGCGGCTTCCGCCTGACCGGGATCACCCTCACCGTCCGCGGCGAGGTCGAGGGTCTCGACGAGGCCGGCTTCACCAAGGCCGCCGAGGACGCCAAGGCCGGCTGCCCGGTCAGCAAGGCCCTCACCGGCGTCGACATCACGCTCGACGCCTCGCTCGAGGGCTGA